A DNA window from Brassica napus cultivar Da-Ae chromosome A4, Da-Ae, whole genome shotgun sequence contains the following coding sequences:
- the LOC106448070 gene encoding clustered mitochondria protein has protein sequence MAGKSNKSKAKRAAQSSSPNPTDSALQPDAPAAPAPALAPDNGAANDAVEAAVPETNEVPPPVPKEDESESQVASNDEQPKQGELRLYPVSVKTQSGAKMELQLNPGDSVMDIRQFLLDAPETCYFTCYDLSLRSKDGETHHLEDYNEISEVADITTGGCSLEMIPALYDDRSIRAHVHRARDLLSLSTLHSSLSTTLALKYDAAAANKAQNPGDKPNVPELDCLGFMEDVPASLNKLVSSPSEEIKCVDSIVFSSFNPPPSHRRLVGDLIYLDVVTLEGNKYCITGTTKAFYVNSSSGNILDPKPSKSGFETATLIGLLQKLSSKFKKAFREVMEKKASAHPFENVQSLLPPHSWLRPFPVPDHKRDAARAEEALTISYGSELIGMQRDWNEELQSCREFPHSTPQERILRDRALYKVSSDFVDAALNGAIGVISRCIPPINPTDPECLHMYVHNNIFFSFAVDADIEQLSKKRPSNDVSVTEKVSSSEKVPCEDKTCDGEHNAELNSCNEAPLIESEQATYASANNDLKGTKLYQEADVSGLYNLAMAIIDYRGHRVVAQSVLPGILQGDKSDALLYGSVDNGKKICWNEDFHAKVLEAAKRLHIKEHAVIDASENVFKLAAPVECKGIVGSDNRHYLLDLMRVTPRDANYTGPESRFCVLRPELITSFCQAEALEKSKCNTKTDEGTDIVSEPSDASADTSKTGDESIHGEENGALTSEKTVTEKQNTTADYAAEISKLCEEISFNPNVFTDFKLGGTQEEISSDEENVKKVSSYLVDVVLPKFIEDLCTLEVSPMDGQTLTEALHSHGVNVRYIGRIANGVKHLPHLWDLCLNEITIRSAKHILKNILRDIEDHDIGAAVSHFLNCFFGNVAAGKASTNTKNQKKDQSITKKSQGRGNGKASARKTLSSYMMVDSNMLWSEIQEFAKAKYEFEMPELSRTTAKKVHVLRNLCQKVGISVAARKYDFEASSPFDATDVLDLRPVVKHSVPICSEAKNLIEMGKLQLAEGMLSESYTFFSEAFSILQQVTGPMHREVSNCCRYLAMVLYHAGDMAGAIMQQHKELIINERCLGLDHPDTAHSYGNMALFYHGLNQTELALQNMGRALLLLGLSSGPDHPDVAATFINVAMMYQDLGKMDTALRYLQDALKKNERLLGPEHIQTAVCYHALAIACNSMGLFKLSHQHEKKTYDILVKQLGEDDSRTKDSQNWIKTFEMREVQKTAQKQKGLAATAANTQKAIDLLKARPDLMQAFQNAAAAERSNALNTAVLGEAQPRGRGFDERAARAAAEVRKKAAAKGLLVRPHSGVQVPPQISQLINANAGTADSSSKKSGENGEAKVQEKKKESSENGKTTNVAAPAGLGAGLTSLDRKKQKAKK, from the exons ATGGCTGGGAAGTCGAACAAATCGAAGGCCAAGAGAGCGGCTCAGAGCTCTTCTCCCAACCCCACTGACTCTGCTCTTCAACCCGATGCTCCTGCTGCTCCAGCGCCTGCACTTGCTCCCGACAATGGAGCCGCCAACGATGCTGTTGAAGCTGCCGTGCCTGAAACCAATGAAGTTCCTCCTCCGGTTCCTAAGGAAGACGAAAGTGAATCGCAAGTAGCGAGTAACGATGAGCAACCCAAGCAAG GTGAACTTCGTCTCTATCCTGTTTCTGTCAAGACACAGAGTGGCGCTAAAATGGAGCTTCAA ttGAACCCTGGAGACTCAGTGATGGATATAAGGCAGTTCCTTCTTGATGCCCCAGAGACCTGTTACTTCACCTGCTACGACTTGTCGCTCCGCAGTAAGGATGGGGAGACTCACCATCTTGAAGATTACAATGAGATCTCTGAAGTTGCTGACATCACCACTGGTGGTTGCTCCTTAGAAATGATTCCCG CGTTGTACGATGATAGGTCTATCAGGGCTCACGTTCACCGAGCTAGAGATCTCCTTTCGCTCTCGACGCTCCACTCTTCCTTGTCAACAACGCTTGCCTTGAAGTATGATGCTGCTGCAGCGAACAAAGCTCAGAATCCTGGAG ACAAACCAAACGTCCCGGAGCTTGATTGTCTTGGTTTCATGGAAGATGTGCCCGCCTCTCTCAATAAGTTGGTCAGTTCTCCATCGGAAGAGATTAAGTGTGTGGACAGCATTGTCTTCTCATCGTTCAACCCTCCTCCAAGCCACAGAAG GCTTGTAGGAGATTTGATCTATTTGGATGTTGTGACGCTGGAAGGTAACAAATACTGCATCACCGGTACCACAAAGGCGTTTTACGTTAACTCTAGCTCAGGGAATATTCTCGATCCAAAACCAAGTAAATCTGGGTTCGAGACAGCCACTCTCATTGGATTATTGCAAAAACTTAGCTCTAAGTTTAAAAAAG CTTTCCGCGAGGTCATGGAAAAGAAAGCCTCTGCACATCCTTTTGAGAATGTTCAATCGCTTCTGCCACCACACTCATGGCTAAGACCATTTCCTGTTCCCG ATCACAAGCGCGACGCAGCGAGAGCAGAAGAAGCACTGACCATTTCCTATGGTAGTGAGCTGATCGGTATGCAAAGAGATTGGAACGAAGAGTTGCAATCTTGCAGGGAGTTCCCTCACAGTACGCCTCAGGAGAG GATCTTACGTGACAGGGCTCTTTACAAAGTGTCTTCTGACTTCGTCGATGCGGCGCTTAATGGAGCAATTGGTGTAATCAGCCGATGTATACCACCCATAAATCCAACTGATCCAGAGTGTCTGCACAT GTATGTGCACAACAATATCTTTTTCAGTTTTGCTGTTGATGCCGACATTGAACAGCTATCCAAGAAACGTCCATCAAATGATGTTTCAGTGACTGAGAAAGTGTCTTCGTCTGAAAAGGTCCCATGCGAAGACAAAACATGCGATGGAGAACACAATGCAGAGCTTAACAGCTGTAATGAGGCGCCTCTTATTGAAAGTGAGCAGGCAACGTATGCCTCTGCAAACAACGACTTGAAAGGCACAAAGTTATATCAAGAAGCAGATGTCTCGGGGTTGTATAATCTGGCAATGGCCATTATTGATTACAGAGGTCATAGAGTTGTTGCTCAG AGTGTTCTACCAGGCATCCTTCAAGGGGATAAATCAGATGCGCTTTTGTATGGTTCAGTTGATAATGGCAAGAAAATCTGCTGGAATGAAGATTTTCATGCTAAG GTGTTAGAGGCAGCAAAGCGTCTTCACATTAAGGAACATGCTGTTATTGATGCTTCTGAGAATGTCTTCAAGCTAGCTGCACCAGTAGAGTGCAAGGGGATTGTTGGGAGTGATAACAGACATTACCTTTTGGACTTGATGAGAGTCACGCCTCGTGATGCCAATTACACGGGTCCAGAGTCACGTTTTTGTGTCCTAAGACCAGAATTGATCACATCATTTTGCCAG GCGGAAGCTCTGGAGAAATCAAAATGTAACACCAAGACTGATGAAGGGACGGATATTGTTTCCGAACCTTCTGATGCAAGTGCTGATACTTCTAAAACTGGTGATGAATCGATCCATGGAGAGGAAAACGGAGCTTTGACTTCTGAG AAAACTGTTACAGAAAAGCAAAATACCACCGCCGATTATGCAGCCGAAATTTCCAAACTATGTGAAGAAATATCATTTAACCCTAATGTTTTCACTGACTTCAAATTAGGTGGCACACAAGAG GAGATTTCTTCTGATGAAGAAAATGTGAAGAAAGTTAGCTCATACCTTGTGGATGTGGTACTTCCAAAGTTCATAGAAGATCTTTGCACTCTTGAAGTTTCCCCAATGGATGGTCAGACTCTGACTGAAGCGCTCCATTCTCATGGTGTTAACGTTCGTTACATCGGAAGA ATTGCTAATGGAGTGAAGCATTTGCCTCATTTGTGGGATCTTTGCCTGAATGAAATTACCATCAGATCCGCCAAGCACATTCTCAAG AACATTCTAAGAGATATAGAGGATCACGATATCGGTGCAGCAGTCTCACATTTCCTCAATTGTTTCTTCGGAAATGTTGCTGCGGGAAAAGCTAGCAccaacactaaaaatcaaaagaag GACCAATCGATCACCAAGAAGAGTCAAGGAAGGGGGAATGGCAAGGCTTCTGCAAGGAAGACTCTTTCATCGTATATGATGGTTGATTCCAACATGCTATGGTCTGAGATTCAGGAATTTGCCAAAGCCAAGTATGAG TTTGAGATGCCCGAGCTGTCAAGAACTACAGCTAAAAAAGTACACGTTCTCCGCAACCTTTGCCAGAAG GTTGGCATCAGTGTTGCTGCTCGCAAATACGACTTTGAGGCCTCCTCGCCTTTTGATGCGACAGATGTATTGGATCTTCGACCTGTTGTCAAGCACTCTGTCCCTATATGCTCTGAGGCTAAAAATCTCATCGAGATGGGAAAGCTGCAACTGGCTGAG GGCATGCTTAGTGAATCCTACACGTTCTTTTCAGAGGCGTTTTCAATTCTTCAACAG GTTACTGGACCAATGCACAGGGAAGTTTCAAACTGCTGCAG ATACCTAGCCATGGTTTTGTACCATGCAGGAGATATGGCCGGGGCCATAATGCAGCAACACAAGGAACTAATCATAAATGAGCGATGCCTCGGTTTGGACCATCCTGATACTGCCCACAG CTATGGCAATATGGCTCTTTTCTACCATGGGCTGAACCAGACAGAGCTTGCTCTACAGAACATGGGCCGTGCCTTGCTATTACTTGGTCTCTCATCTGGGCCTGATCACCCAGATGTTGCAGCCACATTTATAAATGTTGCCATGATGTATCAAGACTTGGGCAAAATGGACACAGCTCTGCGTTATCTTCAAGACGCTTTGAAGAAAAATGAGAGACTTCTTGGCCCTGAACACATTCAAACTGCAGTATGCTACCACGCTCTTGCTATTGCGTGCAACAGTATGGGTTTATTCAAGCTCTCACACCAG CATGAGAAGAAAACCTATGATATACTTGTCAAACAATTGGGAGAGGATGATTCCAGGACAAAAGACTCTCAAAACTGGATTAAGACTTTTGAGATGCGTGAGGTTCAG AAAACTGCACAGAAGCAGAAAGGACTGGCAGCCACTGCGGCCAACACGCAAAAGGCTATCGATCTCTTGAAG GCACGTCCAGACCTGATGCAGGCGTTCCAAAACGCAGCAGCGGCAGAGAGGTCTAATGCACTAAACACAGCTGTCCTCGGGGAGGCTCAACCACGGGGCAGAGGTTTTGATGAAAGAGCGGCTCGTGCTGCAGCCGAAGTTAGGAAGAAAGCAGCAGCCAAGGGGCTACTGGTTCGTCCCCATAGTGGTGTTCAAGTGCCACCACAGATCTCTCAACTGATCAATGCAAATGCAGGAACCGCAGATTCTTCTTCTAAGAAAAGTGGAGAAAATGGAGAGGCAAAGgtacaagagaagaagaaagaaagctcTGAAAACGGGAAAACAACGAACGTGGCGGCTCCTGCCGGATTAGGTGCAGGTTTAACATCTTTGGATAGGAAGAAGCAAAAAGCCAAAAAGTAA
- the LOC106445669 gene encoding protein gamma response 1-like isoform X1: MGDETVDVIEAKYISGLSAVMVATIQEAKDRISQIEYIFCSQLFPNFQSKSKAFEKVYSDARLAACDAWKEREKDLLSQIEELKVENLGLVKEKEKLSEENDKLVSMPLRLKSLEDYIAYLKRKWKSRSEEVGNSVELHSGLVQVLQVKGSDVLGQDEVKMLLSEVKSLKEELSKKALLTENLLKKVEHLSTEASESERKLSSCEEQKERLTTRLQVFEENVGRLEEMLRQKSDELEVLQGKLNLTEKEMLECRQKIVEKANATGEELGGMNMKVKDRSYLAELETLRCQNEEKSVELAMEVKKKNEAISAFKKLKSQYNYLRKRFGLTTDSDLQQQSQLESESNQMGQHERPAISKCKSPERKQPEADKVRTGTGSRINHEKESVTNTLLRTPTTSISPITRSPGIRSDPSGAKSLQLSGSKRPASIWRDTRSRQSPGGKDPHDDFLDTPIENIKRVSTEEKHVPVAAAEKDADSDDETQDMNPKPSPSRQRIQVAETSRKSFKHVESVRKKAERENLKGIECKQCKKFYDAVHPENEGNGKSLRCEHHEGVSRHRYKYAPPMTPEGFWNIGFESEM, encoded by the exons ATGGGAGACGAAACGGTGGATGTGATCGAAGCCAAGTACATCTCCGGCCTCAGCGCCGTCATGGTGGCAACCATCCAAGAAGCCAAGGACAGAATCTCTCAGATCGAGTACATTTTCTGCAGCCAGCTGTTCCCTAACTTCCAATCCAAATCCAAAGCCTTCGAAAAGGTTTACTCTGACGCTCGTCTCGCTGCCTGCGACGCTTGGAAAGAGAGGGAGAAGGATCTGTTGTCCCAGATCGAGGAGCTCAAGGTAGAGAATCTGGGTTTGgtcaaggagaaggagaagctaTCTGAAGAAAATGATAAGCTTGTTTCTATGCCTCTGAGGCTGAAGAGTTTGGAAGACTACATTGCTTATTTGAAAAGGAAGTGGAAGAGTAGATCTGAGGAGGTTGGGAACAGTGTAGAGCTGCATTCTGGGTTGGTTCAGGTGTTGCAGGTTAAGGGTTCGGATGTGTTAGGCCAAGATGAGGTAAAGATGCTGCTTTCGGAAGTGAAGAGCCTTAAGGAGGAACTTTCTAAGAAAGCTTTGTTGACGGAGAATCTGTTGAAGAAGGTGGAGCATCTGTCTACGGAGGCTTCAGAGAGCGAAAGGAAGCTAAGCAGCTGCGAGGAACAGAAAGAAAGATTGACTACTAGGTTGCAGGTGTTTGAGGAGAATGTTGGTAGACTAGAAGAGATGCTAAGGCAGAAGAGTGACGAGCTCGAGGTTTTGCAGGGTAAACTCAACTTGACAGAGAAAGAAATGTTGGAGTGTAGACAAAAGATTGTGGAGAAAGCAAATGCAACAGGGGAAGAACTTGGTGGTATGAATATGAAGGTCAAAGATAGAAGCTACTTGGCTGAGTTAGAAACTTTACGCTGCCAGAATGAGGAGAAATCAGTGGAGTTAGCTATGgaggtaaagaaaaaaaacgaagCGATCAGTGCTTTCAAAAAGCTGAAGTCTCAATATAATTATCTCCGCAAAAGGTTCGGGCTTACTACTGATAGTGATCTTCAACAACAAAGCCAACTTGAGAGTGAGAGTAACCAAATGGGACAACATGAGAGACCAGCCATCTCTAAGTGTAAGT CTCCCGAAAGGAAACAGCCAGAAGCAGACAAGGTGAGAACTGGTACTGGCTCGAGGATCAACCATGAGAAAGAAAGTGTAACCAATACGTTGTTGCGGACTCCTACTACTTCCATTTCACCCATTACGCGGTCACCTGGTATTAGAAGTGACCCTTCTGGTGCAAAATCATTGCAGCTAAGCGGATCAAAGCGTCCAGCTTCCATTTGGAGAGACACAAGGTCTCGCCAATCCCCTGGAGGCAAAGATCCTCATGATGATTTTCTAGACACTCCCATCGAGAACATCAAAAGGGTCTCTACGGAAGAAAAACATGTCCCCGTTGCTGCTGCTGAGAAAGATGCTGATTCAGACGATGAGACACAGGACATGAACCCCAAACCGAGTCCTTCAAGGCAGAGAATTCAAGTGGCGGAAACGAGTAGAAAAAGTTTCAAGCATGTGGAATCTGTGAGGAAGAAAGCAGAGAGGGAGAATCTAAAAGGGATAGAGTGTAAGCAGTGCAAGAAGTTCTATGACGCTGTTCATCCTGAGAATGAAGGGAATGGTAAAAGCTTGAGATGTGAGCATCATGAAGGTGTGTCGAGGCATCGTTACAAATACGCTCCTCCAATGACTCCCGAAGGGTTTTGGAACATCGGGTTTGAATCCGAAATGTGA
- the LOC106445669 gene encoding protein gamma response 1-like isoform X2 yields MGDETVDVIEAKYISGLSAVMVATIQEAKDRISQIEYIFCSQLFPNFQSKSKAFEKVYSDARLAACDAWKEREKDLLSQIEELKVENLGLVKEKEKLSEENDKLVSMPLRLKSLEDYIAYLKRKWKSRSEEVGNSVELHSGLVQVLQVKGSDVLGQDEVKMLLSEVKSLKEELSKKALLTENLLKKVEHLSTEASESERKLSSCEEQKERLTTRLQVFEENVGRLEEMLRQKSDELEVLQGKLNLTEKEMLECRQKIVEKANATGEELGGMNMKVKDRSYLAELETLRCQNEEKSVELAMEVKKKNEAISAFKKLKSQYNYLRKRFGLTTDSDLQQQSQLESESNQMGQHERPAISKSPERKQPEADKVRTGTGSRINHEKESVTNTLLRTPTTSISPITRSPGIRSDPSGAKSLQLSGSKRPASIWRDTRSRQSPGGKDPHDDFLDTPIENIKRVSTEEKHVPVAAAEKDADSDDETQDMNPKPSPSRQRIQVAETSRKSFKHVESVRKKAERENLKGIECKQCKKFYDAVHPENEGNGKSLRCEHHEGVSRHRYKYAPPMTPEGFWNIGFESEM; encoded by the exons ATGGGAGACGAAACGGTGGATGTGATCGAAGCCAAGTACATCTCCGGCCTCAGCGCCGTCATGGTGGCAACCATCCAAGAAGCCAAGGACAGAATCTCTCAGATCGAGTACATTTTCTGCAGCCAGCTGTTCCCTAACTTCCAATCCAAATCCAAAGCCTTCGAAAAGGTTTACTCTGACGCTCGTCTCGCTGCCTGCGACGCTTGGAAAGAGAGGGAGAAGGATCTGTTGTCCCAGATCGAGGAGCTCAAGGTAGAGAATCTGGGTTTGgtcaaggagaaggagaagctaTCTGAAGAAAATGATAAGCTTGTTTCTATGCCTCTGAGGCTGAAGAGTTTGGAAGACTACATTGCTTATTTGAAAAGGAAGTGGAAGAGTAGATCTGAGGAGGTTGGGAACAGTGTAGAGCTGCATTCTGGGTTGGTTCAGGTGTTGCAGGTTAAGGGTTCGGATGTGTTAGGCCAAGATGAGGTAAAGATGCTGCTTTCGGAAGTGAAGAGCCTTAAGGAGGAACTTTCTAAGAAAGCTTTGTTGACGGAGAATCTGTTGAAGAAGGTGGAGCATCTGTCTACGGAGGCTTCAGAGAGCGAAAGGAAGCTAAGCAGCTGCGAGGAACAGAAAGAAAGATTGACTACTAGGTTGCAGGTGTTTGAGGAGAATGTTGGTAGACTAGAAGAGATGCTAAGGCAGAAGAGTGACGAGCTCGAGGTTTTGCAGGGTAAACTCAACTTGACAGAGAAAGAAATGTTGGAGTGTAGACAAAAGATTGTGGAGAAAGCAAATGCAACAGGGGAAGAACTTGGTGGTATGAATATGAAGGTCAAAGATAGAAGCTACTTGGCTGAGTTAGAAACTTTACGCTGCCAGAATGAGGAGAAATCAGTGGAGTTAGCTATGgaggtaaagaaaaaaaacgaagCGATCAGTGCTTTCAAAAAGCTGAAGTCTCAATATAATTATCTCCGCAAAAGGTTCGGGCTTACTACTGATAGTGATCTTCAACAACAAAGCCAACTTGAGAGTGAGAGTAACCAAATGGGACAACATGAGAGACCAGCCATCTCTAAGT CTCCCGAAAGGAAACAGCCAGAAGCAGACAAGGTGAGAACTGGTACTGGCTCGAGGATCAACCATGAGAAAGAAAGTGTAACCAATACGTTGTTGCGGACTCCTACTACTTCCATTTCACCCATTACGCGGTCACCTGGTATTAGAAGTGACCCTTCTGGTGCAAAATCATTGCAGCTAAGCGGATCAAAGCGTCCAGCTTCCATTTGGAGAGACACAAGGTCTCGCCAATCCCCTGGAGGCAAAGATCCTCATGATGATTTTCTAGACACTCCCATCGAGAACATCAAAAGGGTCTCTACGGAAGAAAAACATGTCCCCGTTGCTGCTGCTGAGAAAGATGCTGATTCAGACGATGAGACACAGGACATGAACCCCAAACCGAGTCCTTCAAGGCAGAGAATTCAAGTGGCGGAAACGAGTAGAAAAAGTTTCAAGCATGTGGAATCTGTGAGGAAGAAAGCAGAGAGGGAGAATCTAAAAGGGATAGAGTGTAAGCAGTGCAAGAAGTTCTATGACGCTGTTCATCCTGAGAATGAAGGGAATGGTAAAAGCTTGAGATGTGAGCATCATGAAGGTGTGTCGAGGCATCGTTACAAATACGCTCCTCCAATGACTCCCGAAGGGTTTTGGAACATCGGGTTTGAATCCGAAATGTGA
- the LOC106445667 gene encoding uncharacterized protein LOC106445667 isoform X2: MEAAQIDWKRIDSRFVEDVFYEHLRAPKWFDFLSPDNHLQDSVDDAWFCKPDCNHPKRPEDFLLTPNSSKTPGVTERSQRIRGHALSEDSENQNPNLATPPPSQQGNKSWRAALQSTSVKKMSTETPKKLKSTQSARNLFSGRDILGHISEFCYELKRLATRGVTEREETTVKPPVKEETHDHQVHDLELKKDRKPLLEVSKDKEKVHESTDAKGSSTFKHSRRRKKRLDDGENIPVSLNVEVKMKGEECRRKKKPVVDAENIPPPTPLKLENVKNKGHERLLQQIRTNPPSPQCFSENRTASLKALMTKSAEKEKEEKSRDIINKEGGSVRGGLDVLWFLKPCTMAN, translated from the exons atggAGGCTGCTCAGATCGACTGGAAGCGAATCGATTCTCGATTTGTGGAAGACGTCTTCTACGAACACCTCCGAGCTCCCAAATGGTTCGACTTCTTGTCCCCTGACAACCATTTACAAGACTCCGTTGACGACGCTTGGTTCTGCAAACCTG ACTGCAATCATCCCAAGAGACCCGAGGACTTCCTCCTAACGCCTAACTCTTCCAAG ACTCCCGGAGTTACAGAGCGGAGTCAGAG GATAAGAGGACATGCTTTATCAGAAGACAGTGAAAATCAGAATCCAAACTTAGCCACGCCTCCTCCAAGCCAACAAGGAAATAAATCATGGAGAGCAGCACTTCAATCAACTTCAGTCAAGAAGATGAGTACAGAGACACCGAAGAAGCTAAAGAGCACACAATCAGCTAGGAATCTGTTTTCAGGGAGAGACATACTAGGCCATATCTCAGAGTTTTGCTATGAGTTGAAGAGATTGGCCACAAGAGGGGTAACTGAGAGAGAAGAGACTACTGTGAAGCCTCCAGTGAAGGAGGAGACTCATGATCATCAAGttcatgacttggaactgaagAAGGATAGAAAGCCATTGCTTGAAGTAAGCAAAGACAAAGAGAAGGTCCATGAATCAACGGATGCTAAAGGAAGCAGCACCTTTAAACATAGCCGTAGAAGAAAGAA GAGACTGGATGATGGGGAGAACATACCTGTTTCTCTTAATGTGGAAGTAAAGATGAAAGGAGAGGAGTgtagaagaaagaagaa GCCGGTGGTTGATGCAGAGAACATACCTCCTCCTACACCTCTAAAACTGGAGAATGTAAAGAACAAAGGACATGAGCGGTTACTGCAGCAAATAAGAACAAACCCACCATCTCCTCAATGCTTCTCAGAGAACCGGACAGCTTCTTTGAAGGCCTTGATGACCAAATCTGCG gaaaaggagaaagaagagaagagcaGAGACATCATCAACAAGGAAGGAGGAAGCGTAAGGGGGGGCTTGGACGTTCTCTGGTTCTTGAAGCCTTGCACAATGGCCAACTAA
- the LOC106445667 gene encoding uncharacterized protein LOC106445667 isoform X1 — MEAAQIDWKRIDSRFVEDVFYEHLRAPKWFDFLSPDNHLQDSVDDAWFCKPDCNHPKRPEDFLLTPNSSKTPGVTERSQSRIRGHALSEDSENQNPNLATPPPSQQGNKSWRAALQSTSVKKMSTETPKKLKSTQSARNLFSGRDILGHISEFCYELKRLATRGVTEREETTVKPPVKEETHDHQVHDLELKKDRKPLLEVSKDKEKVHESTDAKGSSTFKHSRRRKKRLDDGENIPVSLNVEVKMKGEECRRKKKPVVDAENIPPPTPLKLENVKNKGHERLLQQIRTNPPSPQCFSENRTASLKALMTKSAEKEKEEKSRDIINKEGGSVRGGLDVLWFLKPCTMAN; from the exons atggAGGCTGCTCAGATCGACTGGAAGCGAATCGATTCTCGATTTGTGGAAGACGTCTTCTACGAACACCTCCGAGCTCCCAAATGGTTCGACTTCTTGTCCCCTGACAACCATTTACAAGACTCCGTTGACGACGCTTGGTTCTGCAAACCTG ACTGCAATCATCCCAAGAGACCCGAGGACTTCCTCCTAACGCCTAACTCTTCCAAG ACTCCCGGAGTTACAGAGCGGAGTCAGAG TAGGATAAGAGGACATGCTTTATCAGAAGACAGTGAAAATCAGAATCCAAACTTAGCCACGCCTCCTCCAAGCCAACAAGGAAATAAATCATGGAGAGCAGCACTTCAATCAACTTCAGTCAAGAAGATGAGTACAGAGACACCGAAGAAGCTAAAGAGCACACAATCAGCTAGGAATCTGTTTTCAGGGAGAGACATACTAGGCCATATCTCAGAGTTTTGCTATGAGTTGAAGAGATTGGCCACAAGAGGGGTAACTGAGAGAGAAGAGACTACTGTGAAGCCTCCAGTGAAGGAGGAGACTCATGATCATCAAGttcatgacttggaactgaagAAGGATAGAAAGCCATTGCTTGAAGTAAGCAAAGACAAAGAGAAGGTCCATGAATCAACGGATGCTAAAGGAAGCAGCACCTTTAAACATAGCCGTAGAAGAAAGAA GAGACTGGATGATGGGGAGAACATACCTGTTTCTCTTAATGTGGAAGTAAAGATGAAAGGAGAGGAGTgtagaagaaagaagaa GCCGGTGGTTGATGCAGAGAACATACCTCCTCCTACACCTCTAAAACTGGAGAATGTAAAGAACAAAGGACATGAGCGGTTACTGCAGCAAATAAGAACAAACCCACCATCTCCTCAATGCTTCTCAGAGAACCGGACAGCTTCTTTGAAGGCCTTGATGACCAAATCTGCG gaaaaggagaaagaagagaagagcaGAGACATCATCAACAAGGAAGGAGGAAGCGTAAGGGGGGGCTTGGACGTTCTCTGGTTCTTGAAGCCTTGCACAATGGCCAACTAA
- the BNAA04G05750D gene encoding uncharacterized protein BNAA04G05750D gives MLQLFFTIAFSAAPLTLYIPPIRCLTVFVETVEEMGMEGRVYSRRVFPRARIAWSRLLDCFLSSSPRRP, from the coding sequence ATGTTACAGCTGTTTTTCACGATAGCCTTTTCGGCGGCGCCGTTAACGCTGTACATACCGCCGATAAGATGTTTGACGGTGTTCGTTGAGACGGTGGAGGAGATGGGAATGGAAGGTAGGGTTTATAGCCGGAGAGTCTTCCCTCGCGCCAGAATTGCTTGGTCTAGGCTTCTTGATTGCTTCCTCTCCTCTTCTCCTCGCCGTCCTTGA